Proteins from one Dromiciops gliroides isolate mDroGli1 chromosome 6, mDroGli1.pri, whole genome shotgun sequence genomic window:
- the LOC122731640 gene encoding olfactory receptor 10AG1-like, which translates to MAGTNFTTVLEFILLGFSELPNSQGFLFGIFLIVYISILTGNGIIILLTKVSRALHTPMYFFLGNFSFLEICYTSVTLPNMLTSLWTHDRNISFLACATQLCFLLILGGTECLLLAVMAYDRYVAICKPLYYPLIMKHKVCVQLVVGSWTTGIPVMIGQTYQVFSLPFCGSNKLDHIFCDIPPLLKLACSDTFVIELSVYVVAVLFVMIPFILIIKSYVKIITTILKLPSNTGKYKAFSTCTSHLIVVILFFGSATITYSRPRSNNAGITEKILSLFYTIVTPMFNPMIYSLRNKDVIEAMKQLLPK; encoded by the coding sequence ATGGCAGGAACAAATTTTACTACTGTGTTggaatttattctgcttggcttCTCTGAACTTCCCAATtcccaaggttttttgtttggtatTTTCCTAATCGTCTACATAAGTATCCTGACAGGAAATGGAATCATAATTTTATTAACTAAAGTTTCTCGAGCTCTCCACACTCCCATGTATTTTTTCCTtgggaacttttcttttttggagatcTGTTACACATCGGTCACTCTCCCCAATATGTTGACCAGTCTTTGGACCCATgacagaaatatttcatttttggccTGTGCTACTCAACTCTGCTTCCTCCTTATTCTTGGAGGCACCGAGTGCTTACTCCTGGCTGTGATGGCCTATGACCGTTATGTGGCCATTTGTAAACCACTCTACTACCCTCTCATTATGAAACATAAAGTTTGTGTCCAGCTTGTGGTTGGTTCCTGGACCACTGGAATTCCAGTCATGATTGGGCAGACATATCAGgttttctctctgcctttctgtggTTCTAATAAACTTGATCATATTTTCTGTGACATCCCCCCATTACTAAAGTTGGCTTGTTCAGACACATTTGTGATAGAGCTCTCTGTCTATGTTGTGGCGGTATTGTTTGTCATGATTCCCTTTATATTGATAATCAAGTCTTATGTCAAAATCATCACTACCATCTTGAAGCTGCCATCAAACACAGGAAAATATAAAGCTTTCTCAACTTGCACTTCCCACCTTAtagttgtcattttattttttggttctgCAACCATTACATATTCAAGACCCAGGTCAAACAATGCAggaataactgaaaaaatactTTCCCTCTTCTACACCATAGTAACCCCAATGTTTAATCCCATGATATACAGCCTgagaaataaagatgtcattgaAGCAATGAAACAACTATTACCCAAGTGA